One genomic window of Agarivorans sp. Alg241-V36 includes the following:
- a CDS encoding phosphoenolpyruvate carboxylase, whose protein sequence is MNQHLQQAGLKLFKLLARHGESLMHAYVNGKLDESKLDNKQIDSLLKAGVIWRPSVDEGLHLSSNLRSLLEEALSDTRNRQIDSNVGSRLETIKTLAAHYKEALHIGDLAAADVYLNDLSEHSYSLTESLRHSSRVLWSRINNEFGYVPSLSAKIRENELAQQQVSELLNSLALLNFDTLSQIAGDIRELRRILVLNLSQAVYDCTQELAVVQTRLLTLLGRFRELRGKSRLLKGLQLFHAQHPDFSPQDPTQQIDVASLFNQAPALLAKASVDIHNSEHEHDLLLSLSQLNLHRQTKASETDTEHAVSLEGAEEFALQEQKIKQDVENYLLGVIESAAGQTALEYYQEQDLEWDAEAWLYQVWGSYHALPEEQRDYFALDPIEDPHPIFSGNRIVRDLQVWLR, encoded by the coding sequence GTGAACCAACATTTGCAACAAGCAGGCTTAAAGCTATTTAAGCTGCTTGCGCGTCATGGCGAAAGCTTGATGCATGCTTACGTTAACGGCAAGCTAGACGAAAGTAAGTTAGACAATAAGCAAATCGATTCGCTGCTGAAAGCTGGGGTCATCTGGCGACCTTCGGTTGACGAAGGCTTGCACCTTAGCTCTAACCTGCGCTCCTTGCTTGAAGAAGCCCTAAGCGATACCCGAAATAGGCAAATTGATTCTAATGTTGGTTCGCGTTTAGAAACCATTAAAACCTTGGCAGCACACTATAAAGAAGCCTTACATATTGGCGATTTAGCCGCAGCCGACGTTTACCTCAATGATTTGAGCGAACACAGCTACAGCCTCACCGAAAGCCTGCGCCATAGCTCGCGGGTATTGTGGAGCCGCATCAACAATGAGTTTGGTTATGTACCGAGTTTAAGTGCCAAAATTCGTGAAAATGAGTTAGCCCAACAACAAGTGAGCGAATTACTCAACAGCCTCGCCTTGCTCAACTTTGATACCTTGAGCCAAATAGCCGGGGATATTCGCGAGCTGCGCCGGATATTAGTACTAAACCTAAGCCAAGCGGTCTACGACTGCACCCAAGAGCTAGCGGTAGTGCAAACGCGCTTGCTCACCTTGCTGGGGCGTTTTCGTGAATTGCGTGGTAAGTCGCGACTGCTCAAAGGCTTGCAGCTCTTTCATGCTCAGCATCCCGACTTCAGCCCTCAGGACCCTACTCAGCAAATCGACGTAGCTAGCTTGTTTAACCAAGCTCCTGCGCTACTCGCCAAGGCCAGTGTTGATATTCATAACAGCGAGCATGAACACGACTTACTGTTATCTCTTAGCCAGTTAAACCTACATCGCCAAACTAAAGCCAGTGAAACCGACACCGAGCATGCCGTTTCCCTAGAAGGTGCCGAAGAGTTTGCCTTGCAAGAGCAAAAGATAAAGCAAGATGTAGAGAACTACTTGTTAGGCGTTATAGAAAGTGCAGCGGGTCAAACCGCCTTAGAGTACTATCAAGAACAGGATCTAGAGTGGGACGCCGAAGCTTGGTTATACCAAGTATGGGGCAGCTACCATGCTCTGCCAGAAGAGCAGCGCGATTACTTTGCGCTAGACCCCATCGAAGACCCACACCCAATCTTTAGCGGCAACCGGATTGTTCGCGATTTACAGGTATGGTTACGTTAA
- a CDS encoding MaoC family dehydratase: MKVVDFIKKKREMLAQNPFELKDWLSPAIRDHWIEFLNKAHDSQLVNWVREHQLSSNGEQQASFKETIELHPKAEALLEELSMQLGEEIHIGDWLNVTQERINQFADVTKDHQWLHTDPQRAAEESPFKTTIAHGFLTLSLLPALTESVDPDKPLYPSAKMMVNYGINQVRFPYPVKVNNRIRARTRLTKVIPIKRGLELVKEITVEIEGCRRPACVVESVVRLYF, translated from the coding sequence ATGAAAGTAGTTGATTTTATTAAGAAAAAGCGTGAAATGCTAGCCCAAAACCCATTCGAACTTAAAGATTGGTTGTCTCCAGCTATTCGCGATCACTGGATTGAATTCCTAAATAAAGCCCATGATAGTCAATTAGTTAACTGGGTAAGAGAGCATCAATTAAGTTCCAATGGTGAGCAACAAGCTAGCTTTAAAGAAACCATTGAGTTACATCCTAAAGCTGAAGCCTTGTTAGAAGAACTGTCGATGCAGCTGGGTGAAGAAATTCATATTGGTGATTGGCTTAATGTTACCCAAGAACGAATTAACCAGTTTGCTGATGTTACCAAAGATCACCAATGGCTACATACTGACCCGCAGCGCGCTGCAGAAGAGTCGCCCTTTAAAACCACCATTGCCCATGGTTTTCTAACCTTGTCTTTATTGCCCGCACTTACAGAGAGCGTAGACCCAGACAAGCCGCTTTATCCATCGGCAAAAATGATGGTGAATTACGGCATCAACCAAGTTCGTTTTCCTTACCCGGTTAAAGTAAATAACCGGATTAGAGCGCGCACCCGCTTAACCAAAGTCATCCCGATTAAGCGAGGCTTAGAGCTGGTAAAAGAAATTACCGTAGAAATTGAGGGCTGTCGCCGCCCGGCTTGTGTTGTGGAATCGGTGGTTCGTCTCTATTTTTAA